The genomic DNA TATTTTGATAGATggtagaaaaaatataattttgctgtagatatattattttgattatgatgtttatttaaatagtactttgttgtatatttatgttatgtatatattcatagtATTCTATCTTATGTTCTGCTTTGTATGgtagaaatatatttgaaatagatatgatttgataaagaaaacagaagttattttcattaccttaaaaaaattcatctgtttctctctttttcctttacTTTCCTGATCCAGGTGTCGTTGGTATAAAGAATAATCTTCTAGACATCGTGAATACCTTATGGGCTCTCCCTGGTCATATCAATGTGGTCAAGTGTCTTGGATGCTGCTTAGAACAGTGTATGTAGTACTATCATACCATAGGCGCCGGAAGCGgaggggacggggggggggggacctgtccccctaAATAAGAgatggggggacggtccccccttgaatttttgttgttaactttttttttgcttgtcaaaattttttggcaATCCCCTACTGAAATGTCCatccaaaaatttcaggtggacccctcctaaattgtttggcttccgccgccaatgagtaCTATTATGTAATACTATACGCTCTAATCAAGAAAGAGCTAATCTGAGGAGCGTTACATCAAATTTTTGTCAACCAAGATGTCAGATCAGACAACTTTTCCCGATCTTTATTGGCTGAGAAccactgttgctatggtaactgtcgggtaaaacgtccgacaagtcctttcatgaaacgctgcCCTGATCCCGAAACGCACTGCTCTCAGAATGAGACGAGGGGCCAGTCGTTTTCGTGTgagatttacatattttgagaGTGCGTTAAAGCTCTTTCTGGAGTGGACAGTGtatttttgtaaacatttttaCTTAGGAAGGAGCTATAAATCATTAGTGACCGGATTAGCTATTTTCATTTAGAGTGTAGGTACCGCAAAGGGGCGGTGCTCCATTGGGAGGGGGTGCCgccttatgatttttttaaagtagtgGGAAATTCTCAAAATTGCGAATAGAAGAAGGCTGAAAAGAAGAATATAGGACATCGAGATTTGGGTCGTTTAAATTTAATTTCCTATTCAATTGAGAAGAGTTAAAGTTAAATTGAAGTCTTTGTGCCCATTTATTTACTTACACTGCCACCACCCCGAATAGAGGTTGAGAAGAGATGTCAGGACAAGACCGACATTCATATTAAACTATAACTCTTATGcttagaataaaaatacttgaaAGAAGTGcaggtattttttttgttttggcaTGTTTACTTACACTTATACACACCAATatgcacacacaccctcacgcaCGTACGCACACATACATTTCGACTTTAAACGTATATTAACATACTATAAGTACTGTACTTTGGGCCTACAATACGAAATAACAAAGTCTACGGTCAGAGTGGTTAGCTAGCATTTGcatgattcaattcaattcaattctaatTTTCGTTATGAGGAAATTTTGATACAGCAGGCTAAAGTGATGCAAGTCAAATCGAATGATATTGTCAAAAAAATtagtaataagaaaaaaaaccgaAGTGAGTATAATTCTTTGACACGATCatctttcttttacctttttccCATAATGCACCTTGCAGCGTTCATCGTGTATGAATACATTCCGTACGGCACTCTGCTAACGTACCTACAAACCAACGCAGGAAAGACTCGATCAACGTACAAGGCTTACGTCAATGTTAGATCTATTGTTCGACGGGTCAAGGAACCGGAACTACTTACGTTTGCCTGGCAGATCGCAAAAGGAATGGAGTTTCTAGCTTCACAAAAGGTGGCATTTTCAGCGTGTTTATAAATATAGGAACCTCTTTAGTCAGACATCATGGGCGAGATTTTTTAATCgtgtttaataaaaataataaaggattattttgtatagcgcacgtatccaccttgctaggtgctcaaggcgcgtTTAAAGTTATCCCCATTCAGTGAAAATAGACACCGATCCACCTCGTATCAGATCCGCAGTGGTTCGGAGGAGAGATCCGTGCATACGCTTTGGGCATCCTTGGAGGACAGCGTAGATCCCTGGATGTCCGGGAGGCAAACATGGCTGCTAAACGGACTGTTTTGGATTTCTCTGCAAAACTCGGCAGTCCACAGATGAAGCCGGATGTTTTTTCCTCCGGTCGTTCACAGACCGACAGCGGCCTTCAGGGATGCCAAAGATGCATCAAGTTTGCACTCGATCACCCCGGATCTGATCCGGTGAATATAGACTACTAATGCTCTATATCCAGCATGAGTTTCAATTTGTATATAaacaggattaaaaaaaaatatatatcaagttCATAATAACTATTGCGAGATGTTCCTCTATAAATCAAAAACTCTACTCGAAAGGTATTTCGAAATAATTACGGTATctatcaaataaaaatcaacatttctgCATCCAGCCTACTTTTGTTAAGTCTAATCTGGTAAAAGACTTCATGATGATTATGCATTAttctgtttttatatattttgtttaaaatttatCCATAAACACTGACTATGCACTACGATTTATATTAATCTGTCGTTATCAAAATGCATTACGTCACTTTATGATTAGTGCCtctaaactttctttttttttatgacaAACTTTATTGATTGAACAGGTTGTCCATGGGAACCTGCGAGCCAGCAACGTCCTTttgtcagaaaataaaatatgtaagATTGCAGACTACGGTTTGACAAGGATCTCTTCTCCAAAAAAGGTGAGTTACGCCTGTCTAATCCTGTCAAACATTATTGAAccttatagaaatataaatgtcCTGAGTCccgcacactaagaaataaaggttcaaaattgaaccccgaaaggttgatgcaaaatcagcaccctacgGGTTCAAAAATataacccctgatttggggttaaaaaattgaacctTGCGGttgggttcatttttgcaccctgcgggttcaaaactgtacccctaggggttcaatttaaaattgaggggtgcagttttgaacccgcagggtgcaaaactGAACCTCAACCGCAGGGTCCAATTTTTGAACCCctaatcaggggttcaatttttgaacccatcgggtgctgattttgcatcaaccctttcggggttcaattttgaacctttatttcttagtgtgcgtcttacaaaaagttgtgAATGATCCGCTCAAGCTCACGTATATGGAAATCCTTTAAACgtcatgtttttgttttcgatAGGAAATTGGAACAGTGTCCTTACTAAAGATATCAGAATACACTGAATTATCAATTTAACGATGAACGTACGAGTGTGCAtcattaaaagaataaatagaaaataaatttgaagaaacatgcattttacatgttgatgttgctggctttccataattgtgGTTGATCGAAACTCTGAAAAATAGAGCCTCCGAGGCGATTTTGAATGAAGCTTTTTCGAATGGAATTTTAGGTCAGGATAGAAATTGGGGAAGGTGATCTTGGGCCCAGCCCCCCCAAATCTAATTGAATAACTACTACGAAATGGGAAATTCGAGCTTATTCTACATTAAATCCTTCCGTCAAACTCTCAAATTTGAACTCAAAAGGtgtgataattatatattgtaCCATCTTTTCCACAACCGGAATATTCTTTCCCGTCTGAGTGTTTTTAAATTCTCACCATTTTGATAATCTGATTTTactattacaaatatttttaggCATGTACTAACCATGCTAAACGTTGGACTTCGCTTAAAAGATAAgagtcaaaatcaatcacaaaaaattatgtaatataCCAAGCGAAGGCGTgtgatttcataaaattttctaaaataattatatctttctttgcTTCTTTGTTCAAAAACTCTGCTATTTGAAACAAATATTCGACCTACATGTCACGCAGTCTTGCTGACAGAATACACTTTAAGGCAAAAGACAgcagttgcagcaaacaattatttcatgagaaattcttttaaatcaaggtaaATTGTCAAAATGTTATCATATATCTAGAACTGGTACATTAGTGTAAACTTATatatgtaaaatcatgaaatcgtAGCTCGAAATAGCTACTTCTGATGATCGCttacacagaaaagcatatgtggaaCAGCTAATGTATTActattgcttcgaaaaatatCCGACAATTGATGGAATTACGTgcttatttttctaatttcccAACAATTTCGCATTTTATTCTAGGGCTTTTtggctcagattttttttttatttaaacatgcaaacactttggtggtaatttcattggattctagTCGAACTCATTTttagatcgttaccacaactggtatacAGATACCTATGTTCGATATAAAAAGGGATGAAACAGTTTAAAAGGAGCGTGTTAtccttaaaattcatttttgttctcTATAGGGCGTTATGCGATAATGCTAAAAGTAGAAGGGTGAACTTTCTATGTTGcttcaaaaataatttcacaaatgtTCTTTGCAAAAGTTAAAGACGCTCTATATCAAactggttacacttcgtaattccgaaggttctttattccgatcAAACTGCATAAAATGGCATATGCTTTGATATCAGCTGTCTGTATATTTCTAATAATTAACAGCAATGATGATTAAACTTATTCTTTTTTCGAATTGGGTGTTATCCATTTCAAGACGTTCATTGTTCTTTCTATTTGACAGAACACAATATATTTCAAAGTCCTATTACGCCCCAACATCGTACTTGTGTCTgagggtcgtgtggtccaatggttagagcattggactcataatcgcaaggttgtgagttcgaatcccaactctgccattgtctccactttgataaaaaggcccgagagtgatatttGTCGTCtaataacgtcagccactatgactgattaacctagacgttaatgtttcataggtaattggttatataccagcttggcgtttaccagcaaattgctgtcctgccgagttcctacgggagttaccacaaacagaaacagaaacaggatgtgtgtgtgtggggtgtTAACGGTGACTAGCTAATTAGCTGGGAAAAGAACAAATCATCATTTAGACCTACACACTAAGAAAATAAAGATTCAAAATTGATCCCCGAAAGGTtgaagaaaaatcagcactctatgggttcaaaaattgaacccctgatttggggttcaaaaattgaaccctgcggttggggttcatttttgcaaccgttcaattttgaacctttatttcttagtgtgtatcaTCGTTAAATTTACCATCATATCTAAGCATATTCAGAGGgaaatattttcttatattcCCCAGACGATACATCGATGGCTATCACCTGAAGCAATATTAACCGGTAGGTGCACTACCGATAGTGATGTATGGTCTTATGGTGTTCTCCTCTGGGAGCTGGTTACCCTCGGTAAGCATGCATGACTCGAGTATATTGATCATTTGACTATAATTATGGTCACTTTAATCCTTTAATTGCTTTAATagtcaaatttcaaatttgttgcAAAATTAGTTGAAAGGTAAATGAATGCAGTTTCAGTAACACTGATATCATTGAGAAAATCTGTAAAACAAAGGTTAACTTCATTTATAGtgacataaactgaactttatgAAAGCATGCATGACCTCTATGAACCTCAAAAACGGCCACACTGAAGATGGCCAACTGGCAGTCTGGCTAAAACTCCatgctttgttttttttgcaaatttatcTGCAATTACACAGTTTCTTGCAGAATCCTTTTGCATGTAATACATACCGACACGCTGGTTGTCATTTTGTTGCATTCTGTGCGaactatattttgaaataagctcatattcattttattctattcGTCTTCTTTACCCATGGTAGCCTGTTCAGTAATTGAAACACTGTTGTCAATCAGGGCCCTACacaatatattatatacatgaaACAATCATAGGAACACATTCGACATTGTTACAGTACAATACAATGACATTAAAGAGAATTATTTGAGTAATTGAAAAAGAACCATTATTGGGAATTCAGGTACTTCGGGAAATCAAGTAAATTTATAGGTATGCATTTTCATGATAGGTTACttgtcgtgtggtccagtggttagagcattgcactcataatcgcaaggatGCGAGTTCAAATCCCTACTCTgacattgtctccactttgataaaaaggcccgaaagtaatatctgtcgtctataaaatcagccactatgactgattaacctagacgtaaaatatttcctaggtaattggtcaTATACCGTCATgctgagttcctacgggagttaccataaacagaaataGAAACAGAAACTTACGTTTCTGAAATTGTAAACTTAAATTAATTGAGTGTTATTTGGTTTTTACCTTTAATATGAGAATCTTCCTATAATTTTGCTCTTTTTGTCCGTTAGGCGCTCAGCCTTACCCTGGTGTCAACGATGATGAATTAGAAGACAGGATCTCCAAGGGATATAAGATGAGGAGACCAAGGCACTGTGGGGAAGATTTGTAAGTAGCGCCCTCAccttttgaaattgattaatGCACATcccttgttttgtttgtttggtgCTTTCCATCATTAGACCtaggtatttcttttttaaaagacCAAGGCACTGTGGGATAGATTTGTAAGTAGCGCCCTCACCTGTTTAAAATGATTAAGCCCATCGATTTTTTTTGTGCTTTCCATCATTAGACCTaggaatgtctttttaaaagACCATGGCACTGTTGGAAAGATTTGTAAATAGCGCCCTCACCTGTTGAAAATGATTTAGCCCATCGCTTGTTAGATTCGTTTGGTGCTTTCCATCATGAGACCTCGGTATATCTCTTTCAAACACAGtacattattgttatttcttttgataaaTGACAAATACAGTCAATGGTTCATATCCGATATAATTCAAAAGAATCTTTATAATTCTGTAATTCAAATTCATGTTTATCGCGATATGAGAGTATTCTTAAAACTAGAAATTAGTTGCTGGGCCCAAGTAATCAGGTCAGGTTATTGTTGtaccataaatttatttactgTATCAATAAGCAGCAACAGAATGACGATCAATAATGCTGGAACCTCTTGATCACGTCTATCTTTTATGAGGATAAATATGAACATACTTGCTTCAGAAGAGGtggaaataaatgtaattgaatagtaatttgaatataaatatatacatatatatatatatatatatatatatatatatatatatatatatatatatatacatgtacatatatatatatatatacagtatatatatatatatatatatatatatattatatatatatatatatatatatatatagatatatgtatgtatatatatcaagAAAATGATAGAATGGCTCCATACCATGACAACTACAATACATGATTGCACATAAATAACTACGAGTGAGTGTGTTAGCAATAGCAATAATAGTACTCGAACAGTGTCAAATGTAATTGTATCTTTCCAGAAAGCTGCACCAGCACAATGGAATTCTCTTCCATCGACATTAAGAAATATTACCCAGCTTGAGACCATGTACGCAATAATTACAACATATCCAAAATTCTGCTGCAAGACTTATAACTCGAAAAGGAAAATTTGAACACATCTCCCCTATCTTATCTGACCTTCATTGGCTACCCATTCGATCAAGGATCAAATATAAACTTCTcatattaacattcaaatgtattcatggtattgcCCCTGCTTATCTTCAAGAACTTGTCCAGATTCATAAACCTAAGCGTAATCTCCGTTCTGGCTCACAAAATCTTCTCTCTGAAATTACTGTCAAGACCAAATCATATGGGGATCGGGCTTTCCAGAAAGCTGCACCAGCACAATGGAATTCTCTTCCATCGACATTAAGAAATATTACCCAGCTTGAGAAATTCAAAGTTCAATTAAAAACCCacctttttcagaatgtttgATTTAGTCACTCGCGCATAgagacctgtaggtgttatgcgtatttaagaaatgtactattattattattattatctttgatatccATGATTATTCACCTCTAAAAGGATCTTACAACCCTGGCATGATA from Lytechinus variegatus isolate NC3 chromosome 8, Lvar_3.0, whole genome shotgun sequence includes the following:
- the LOC121420007 gene encoding tyrosine kinase receptor Cad96Ca-like isoform X2, which codes for MADFDDNPPSSTTQCNDHLYRNLSIAFGVIICILVFLLALFIFIFQRRRERKPDSGRKQTNHISGNENLANEASSEMRMYGNVATTERELTGKQVGAKVPSRNIRFYSQIGSIGVTPFGQVWKGEIRGVPGKEKKKIEAAIRDLSGVVGIKNNLLDIVNTLWALPGHINVVKCLGCCLEQSFIVYEYIPYGTLLTYLQTNAGKTRSTYKAYVNVRSIVRRVKEPELLTFAWQIAKGMEFLASQKVVHGNLRASNVLLSENKICKIADYGLTRISSPKKTIHRWLSPEAILTGRCTTDSDVWSYGVLLWELVTLGAQPYPGVNDDELEDRISKGYKMRRPRHCGEDLFKIISNCWKTDTNQRNSFLDMQTKIGWMLEGSNDYLSLNRMSDEDIYTDIIEPE